A single window of Gossypium hirsutum isolate 1008001.06 chromosome A10, Gossypium_hirsutum_v2.1, whole genome shotgun sequence DNA harbors:
- the LOC107953794 gene encoding F-box protein CPR1-like codes for MQRPRFELPEALVMEILSKLPVKSLTRFNCVCKYWCSFQTPHFISNNYHNNLENDNLNLLLSRRDGNTFQLYFSQLSNEKNQNYIVKQNIHLPFFKNDVPSVYGACHGLLCLLDPSKDNAAIWNPSTREFKILPPSSIQRPPYFSPFEETYLTLDDVYFDHAAFGFDSKTDDYKVIRFVLLTFVNSEEEYPHPHFMYQVELYSLRSNSWKEIPSPDYKPTETTLGNNYVDGICYWKTETGAYLDFRGLILSFDMGNEKLSILPIPEFVGSFPEYYVDLLVFNGSLGAIVYPSERIDTSFDLWVTSEGLWTKQFNIKSISGVVRPLGFGKNGDLFLRDTNDEVLRFDASTQELKELEINTYLDHLRFSISLHAYLESLVRINGIQEIEKYVIRQPTKNASNEY; via the coding sequence ATGCAGAGGCCAAGGTTTGAATTGCCAGAAGCTTTGGTTATGGAAATTCTGTCAAAGCTTCCAGTTAAATCCCTTACTCGCTTCAACTGTGTTTGTAAGTATTGGTGTTCTTTTCAAACTCCTCATTTCATTTCCAATAATTATCACAACAACCTTGAAAACGACAACCTTAATCTACTTCTTAGTCGCCGTGATGGTAACACCTTCCAACTTTATTTCTCTCAactttcaaatgaaaaaaatcaaaattatatagtAAAACAAAACATTCACTTGCCCTTTTTTAAGAATGATGTCCCCTCTGTTTATGGTGCTTGTCATGGATTATTGTGTTTACTTGATCCTTCAAAGGATAACGCTGCCATTTGGAACCCATCAACCAGAGAGTTTAAAATCCTTCCACCATCTTCAATCCAACGCCCTCCATATTTTTCCCCATTCGAAGAAACCTACCTTACTTTAGATGACGTTTATTTTGACCACGCTGCTTTTGGGTTTGATTCTAAAACTGATGACTACAAAGTCATACGATTTGTTCTTCTTACTTTTGTTAATAGTGAAGAAGAATATCCACATCCTCATTTTATGTACCAAGTTGAGTTGTATTCTCTTAGAAGTAATTCCTGGAAGGAAATTCCATCTCCTGATTATAAACCAACTGAAACAACTTTGGGAAATAATTATGTAGACGGAATTTGCTATTGGAAAACAGAGACAGGGGCATATCTTGATTTTAGAGGACTAATTCTTTCATTTGACATGGGGAATGAGAAGCTCTCAATTTTACCTATCCCAGAATTCGTTGGGTCTTTCCCAGAATACTATGTTGATCTATTGGTGTTTAATGGATCACTTGGTGCTATTGTTTACCCATCGGAAAGAATTGACACGTCTTTTGATTTATGGGTTACAAGTGAAGGACTGtggactaaacaattcaatattaAATCCATTTCTGGAGTTGTACGCCCGTTGGGATTTGGAAAAAATGGTGACTTGTTTCTTAGAGACACAAATGATGAAGTACTCCGATTTGACGCCTCCACCCAAGAGCTTAAGGAGCTTGAGATTAATACTTATCTAGATCATTTACGGTTCTCCATCTCCCTTCATGCTTATTTAGAGAGCTTGGTTCGTATCAATGGAATACAAGAGATTGAAAAATATGTAATACGTCAACCAACAAAAAATGCATCAAATGAATACTGA
- the LOC107889835 gene encoding uncharacterized protein gives METKVKYMWVVVFVVSMSIAGLNGVDATHDYYGPCGKHDIEKEAQKLAPCTYAAKYRRAPVSERCCAIIEKKLNNPGCLCAILQTRTVYDAGVRPEVAVTIPKRCNIAVRPVGHNCGGFPFV, from the exons ATGGAAACTAAAGTGAAGTACATGTGGGTTGTGGTGTTTGTTGTGAGTATGAGCATTGCAGGCCTCAACGGAGTGGATGCAACTCATGATTACTATGGTCCCTGTGGGAAACATGACATCGAGAAGGAGGCTCAGAAGCTGGCTCCATGTACATACGCAGCCAAATATCGGAGAGCTCCTGTTTCCGAGCGTTGCTGCGCTATAATAGAGAAAAAGCTCAACAATCCAGGCTGCCTCTGCGCTATTCTGCAAACTCGTACCGTATACGATGCCGGGGTGAGGCCAGAAGTTGCCGTTACCATTCCAAAACGCTGCAACATTGCTGTCCGTCCGGTCGGTCACAACTGCGGAG GTTTCCCATTTGTTTAA